One Acidobacteriota bacterium genomic region harbors:
- a CDS encoding type II 3-dehydroquinate dehydratase yields the protein MNEILLLHGPNLNALGRRDPGIYPRITLAELEQQVTAWAAERGWRLRAFQSNCEGALIDELQRAVAWAVGALVNLGALTHTSYALHDALLDFQRPVIEVHLSRISQREPWRRVSVIRPVCRGYVEGRGVDGYRRALEMLAVAVNEESEAGR from the coding sequence ATGAACGAGATCCTCCTGCTTCACGGCCCGAATCTCAACGCTCTCGGCCGGCGTGATCCGGGGATCTATCCGCGCATCACCCTCGCCGAGCTGGAGCAGCAGGTCACCGCATGGGCCGCCGAGCGCGGCTGGCGACTGAGGGCCTTCCAGTCGAATTGCGAGGGAGCGTTGATCGATGAACTGCAACGCGCCGTGGCGTGGGCTGTCGGCGCGCTGGTCAACCTGGGAGCCCTGACCCACACCAGCTACGCCCTGCACGACGCCTTGCTCGATTTTCAGCGTCCGGTCATCGAGGTGCATCTTTCCCGCATCAGTCAGCGGGAACCCTGGCGTCGGGTGAGCGTGATCCGCCCGGTATGCCGCGGCTACGTAGAGGGCCGGGGGGTGGACGGCTACCGTCGGGCCCTCGAGATGCTGGCCGTCGCGGTGAACGAAGAAAGTGAGGCGGGCCGATGA
- a CDS encoding DUF47 family protein, producing the protein MILFGKTRRLEMRVDEFFDAVSEGALIFARGVGHYLAGEEQAFAADLEAVRGAEQRADVLRREVENQLYSHALIPDQRGDVLGLLESSDDVIDEAYSALAHLDVERPRIDDAERADFTELARAGAASVEALVLAARAFFRDVGAVKDHLHKVYFYEKESDQISLRLRRRIFASSLELAVKLHLAGFVERLARVSDRAESVADRIAIYAVKRSV; encoded by the coding sequence ATGATCCTCTTCGGCAAGACACGGCGGCTCGAGATGCGGGTGGACGAGTTCTTCGATGCGGTCAGCGAGGGCGCGCTGATCTTCGCCAGGGGTGTCGGACACTACCTGGCCGGTGAGGAGCAGGCCTTCGCCGCCGATCTCGAGGCGGTGCGCGGGGCCGAGCAGCGGGCCGACGTGCTGCGCCGGGAGGTGGAGAACCAGCTCTATTCCCATGCGCTGATTCCCGATCAGCGGGGCGACGTGCTGGGTCTGCTCGAATCCTCCGACGACGTGATCGACGAGGCCTACTCGGCCCTGGCCCACCTGGACGTGGAGCGCCCCCGGATCGACGATGCCGAGCGTGCGGATTTCACCGAGCTGGCCCGGGCCGGGGCGGCCAGCGTGGAAGCCCTGGTCCTTGCCGCCCGGGCCTTCTTCCGCGACGTGGGGGCGGTCAAGGATCACCTGCACAAGGTGTACTTCTACGAGAAGGAATCGGACCAGATCTCTCTCCGGCTGCGCCGGCGGATTTTCGCCTCGAGCCTGGAGTTGGCCGTCAAACTGCACCTGGCGGGTTTCGTCGAGCGGCTGGCGCGGGTTTCCGACCGGGCGGAGTCGGTGGCCGATCGCATCGCGATCTATGCCGTCAAGCGGAGCGTCTGA
- a CDS encoding anion permease has protein sequence MSVLFFLSSGLFLGWSLGANDAANVFGTAVGARMIRFRTAALICGVFVVIGATVGGAGATGTLGALGAVDALSGAFLVALAAAVTVFWMSRLSLPVSTSQAIVGAIVGWNLFAGEPTDTAVLVKIVLTWFACPLLAAAVAVVLYLALRSLFGVLGLHLFRIDLLTRVGLVIVGAFGAYSLGANNIANVMGVFVESVDLPVLRVVGLEIGGARQLFFLGSLAIAVGVATYSRRVMETVGSGLLALNPQAALVAVLANALVLFVFSSQGLESWLVGHGLPALPLVPVSSTQAVVGAVLGIGLLRGGHGIRYRLLGGIGAGWVLTPVAAGGLAFGMLFVFQNLLAVG, from the coding sequence GTGTCCGTCCTCTTTTTTCTTTCGAGCGGTCTCTTCCTCGGCTGGTCGCTGGGGGCCAACGACGCGGCCAATGTCTTCGGTACGGCGGTGGGGGCGCGAATGATCCGCTTCCGTACCGCGGCGCTGATCTGCGGTGTTTTCGTCGTGATCGGGGCCACGGTGGGAGGCGCGGGGGCCACGGGCACCCTGGGCGCCCTGGGTGCGGTGGACGCCCTGTCCGGGGCCTTCCTGGTAGCGCTGGCCGCGGCGGTCACCGTGTTCTGGATGTCCCGGCTCTCCCTGCCCGTTTCCACCTCCCAGGCCATCGTCGGGGCGATCGTCGGCTGGAACCTCTTCGCCGGCGAGCCGACGGATACGGCCGTGCTGGTGAAGATCGTTCTGACCTGGTTTGCCTGTCCGTTGCTGGCGGCGGCCGTCGCGGTGGTGCTCTACCTGGCGCTGCGCTCGCTCTTCGGGGTGCTCGGGCTGCATCTGTTCCGGATCGACCTGCTGACTCGTGTCGGCCTGGTGATCGTCGGCGCTTTCGGGGCCTACAGCCTGGGGGCCAACAACATCGCCAACGTGATGGGTGTCTTCGTCGAATCCGTCGACCTGCCCGTCTTGCGGGTGGTCGGCCTGGAAATCGGCGGCGCGCGGCAGCTCTTCTTCCTCGGATCGCTGGCCATCGCCGTGGGGGTCGCCACCTACTCGCGCCGGGTGATGGAGACCGTCGGCAGCGGCCTGCTGGCCCTCAACCCCCAGGCGGCGCTGGTGGCGGTGCTGGCCAACGCCCTGGTGCTCTTCGTGTTTTCTTCCCAGGGCCTGGAGAGCTGGCTGGTCGGTCACGGTCTGCCCGCCTTGCCCCTGGTGCCCGTGTCGAGCACCCAGGCGGTGGTGGGGGCGGTGCTCGGCATCGGGCTGCTGCGCGGCGGTCACGGCATTCGCTACCGCCTGCTCGGAGGTATCGGCGCGGGCTGGGTCCTGACTCCCGTGGCGGCGGGAGGGCTCGCTTTCGGCATGCTCTTCGTGTTCCAGAACCTCCTGGCTGTCGGCTGA
- a CDS encoding hydantoinase B/oxoprolinase family protein, producing the protein MDTGGTFTDALALGPGGEVRRTKVLTSALLRGRVERHDGGASIALSGSWPRHDDLLRGLRLRTDHGYTARVTGYRGADSSLELDPAPVGLLPPGTVVELAYDGPAPLLAAHLLTATPADAPLPPMDLRLATTLATNALLTRNGAPPVLITARGLGDLPRIGTQARDDLFALAIRPRPTLYREVVEIRGRLSARGQPLEDLDEDEITALARRLADEGAPVAVALPHSDRFPEHERRVGAILRRAGVRHVSLGSELAPFIGLLARTDTALVNAYLAPVFEGYVERLRQAVGTGTTLMLTSAGSLTPATAFRPCQGLLSGPAGGVAGAAAAGRETGDGPWLSFDMGGTSTDVARHDRGFAYVAEHHVGGVGLRAPALAIETVAAGGGSICRFDGLRLTVGPESAGADPGPACYGAGGPLTLTDVNLLLGRLAPERFGIPVNLEDARRRADALLERLEQATSRREDRDAVLEGLIDLADEKMADAIRRVSVREGYDPADHGLVVFGGAGPQHGFGVARKLGIRRVLIPRDAGLLSALGLADAMREEVIEQQVLENLDSDLERVERVFEQAARRAAGRLEAQGADPARIVCRRRQAGVRFAGQEATLTVDVPPGGDPRTIFHQRYRAVFGHLPGEREAEWVFLRVVMAEQTASTDAFAADPATAEASPAPPAHQRCRLDGAWREVPLFDRRSLAVGRSIDGPALIVEAHSTTVLPGGWSLAVSPAGHLLGTWTAGAAGPSGARPRAVEIELFARAIGRVAEEMGESLRRTAVSPNIRQRLDYSCAVLDAEGRLLVNAPHIPVHLGSLGLCARAVMAAVALQPGDTVLTNHPAFGGSHLPDLTLISPVFARGRKLAALVASRAHHAEIGGRRPGSMPPDSRHLAEEGVVLPPVLLMRGGRTAWETVRRILAAGPWPSRAVEDNLADLRAALAANLAGVRAIEAVLAQRGPRGFEDLCRELRERVERRVRQKLAQRGPFSARTVEILDDGSRLPIAIAWDGHRLRVDFRGAGGVDRGNLNATPAIVNSVVLYTLRVLLAEDLPLNEGLLGVAEIVLETGRLDPPFPDDPRSCPAVVGGNVEISQRLACGLLRALGLAASSQGTMNNLLFGDDRRSYYETLGGGAGAGPGFDGAHAVHTHMTNTRLTDLEILEQRFPVRVERMALRRGSGGGGRWRGGDGMVRELRFLARQELSVLGEHRLGAPPGLDGGGDGQPGRLRLLRADGRLETLPPAAARTVEPGDLLILETPGGGGCGKRPA; encoded by the coding sequence GTGGACACCGGCGGCACCTTCACCGATGCCCTGGCCCTCGGCCCCGGAGGCGAGGTCCGGCGAACCAAGGTACTGACCTCGGCCTTGCTGCGGGGACGGGTCGAGCGCCACGACGGCGGCGCCTCGATCGCCCTCTCCGGCTCGTGGCCCCGGCACGACGACCTGCTGCGAGGCCTGCGCTTGCGCACCGACCACGGCTACACCGCACGGGTCACCGGGTACCGCGGTGCCGACTCCAGCCTGGAACTGGACCCGGCGCCCGTCGGCCTCCTGCCCCCGGGCACCGTGGTGGAACTGGCCTACGACGGCCCGGCCCCCCTGCTCGCCGCCCACCTGCTCACGGCAACACCCGCCGACGCCCCCTTGCCGCCGATGGACTTGCGGCTGGCCACGACCCTGGCCACCAATGCCCTGCTCACCCGCAACGGCGCACCACCGGTGCTGATCACCGCCCGGGGGCTGGGCGACCTGCCCCGCATCGGCACCCAGGCCCGGGACGACCTCTTCGCCCTTGCGATCCGGCCGCGTCCCACCCTGTACCGGGAAGTGGTGGAGATCCGTGGCCGGCTTTCCGCCCGGGGCCAGCCGCTCGAAGACCTCGACGAAGACGAGATCACCGCGCTGGCCCGCCGCCTGGCCGACGAGGGAGCACCCGTCGCCGTCGCCCTGCCCCACTCCGACCGTTTTCCCGAACACGAACGGCGGGTCGGCGCTATCCTCCGCCGGGCCGGCGTGCGCCACGTTTCCCTCGGCTCGGAGCTGGCGCCCTTCATCGGCCTGCTCGCCCGGACGGATACGGCCCTGGTCAACGCTTATCTCGCGCCGGTGTTCGAGGGTTACGTCGAACGCCTGCGGCAGGCCGTGGGCACGGGAACGACCCTGATGCTCACCAGCGCCGGCAGCCTTACGCCCGCCACCGCGTTTCGTCCCTGCCAGGGTCTGCTCTCGGGTCCGGCAGGAGGCGTGGCGGGCGCCGCCGCGGCGGGGCGCGAGACCGGTGACGGCCCCTGGCTGAGCTTCGACATGGGTGGCACCAGCACCGACGTGGCCCGGCACGACCGGGGTTTTGCATACGTCGCCGAGCACCACGTGGGGGGCGTGGGCCTGCGGGCGCCGGCGCTGGCCATCGAAACGGTCGCCGCCGGCGGCGGATCGATCTGCCGCTTCGACGGACTGCGCCTGACCGTCGGGCCGGAAAGCGCCGGCGCCGATCCCGGTCCGGCCTGCTACGGGGCGGGCGGCCCGCTGACCCTCACCGACGTCAACCTGCTCCTCGGACGGCTCGCCCCGGAACGCTTCGGTATTCCCGTGAACCTGGAGGACGCCCGGCGGCGGGCCGACGCCCTGCTGGAGCGGCTCGAGCAGGCCACTTCCCGCCGGGAAGACCGGGACGCCGTGCTCGAGGGATTGATCGATCTGGCCGACGAGAAGATGGCCGACGCCATCCGGCGCGTCTCGGTTCGCGAGGGCTACGACCCGGCCGATCACGGCCTGGTGGTCTTCGGCGGCGCGGGCCCCCAGCACGGCTTCGGAGTGGCCCGCAAGCTGGGCATCCGCCGGGTGCTGATACCCCGGGACGCCGGACTGCTCTCGGCCCTCGGCCTGGCGGACGCCATGCGGGAAGAGGTGATCGAACAGCAGGTCCTCGAGAACCTCGACAGCGACCTGGAACGGGTGGAACGGGTCTTCGAGCAGGCTGCCCGCCGGGCCGCCGGTCGGCTCGAAGCCCAAGGGGCCGACCCGGCCCGCATCGTCTGCCGGCGTCGCCAGGCGGGGGTGCGCTTCGCGGGACAGGAAGCCACGCTGACGGTGGATGTACCGCCGGGCGGCGACCCCCGCACGATCTTCCACCAGCGCTACCGCGCCGTCTTCGGCCACCTCCCCGGTGAGCGGGAGGCGGAATGGGTCTTCTTGCGGGTGGTGATGGCCGAGCAGACCGCCTCCACCGACGCCTTCGCCGCCGACCCGGCGACGGCGGAGGCGAGCCCGGCACCCCCGGCCCATCAGCGCTGCCGCCTGGACGGCGCCTGGCGCGAGGTTCCACTCTTCGACCGGCGCTCCCTGGCCGTCGGCCGGTCCATCGACGGCCCGGCGCTGATCGTCGAGGCCCACAGCACCACCGTCCTGCCGGGAGGCTGGAGCCTGGCGGTCTCCCCCGCCGGCCACCTGCTGGGGACATGGACGGCCGGGGCCGCCGGCCCGAGCGGCGCCCGGCCCCGGGCCGTGGAGATCGAACTCTTCGCCCGCGCCATCGGGCGCGTGGCCGAGGAGATGGGCGAATCCCTGCGCCGCACGGCGGTGTCGCCCAACATCCGACAGCGCCTCGACTACTCCTGCGCGGTCCTCGATGCCGAGGGCCGGCTGCTGGTCAACGCACCCCATATCCCGGTGCACCTGGGCAGCCTGGGCCTTTGCGCCCGAGCGGTGATGGCGGCCGTCGCTCTCCAGCCGGGCGACACGGTGTTGACCAATCACCCGGCCTTCGGTGGCTCCCACCTTCCCGACCTGACCTTGATCTCGCCGGTGTTCGCCCGCGGCCGGAAACTGGCGGCCCTGGTCGCCAGCCGGGCCCACCACGCCGAGATCGGCGGCCGGCGGCCGGGCTCCATGCCCCCCGACTCCCGCCACCTGGCCGAGGAGGGCGTCGTCCTGCCGCCCGTGTTGCTGATGCGTGGCGGGCGGACCGCCTGGGAGACGGTACGCCGGATCCTGGCCGCCGGCCCCTGGCCCAGCCGGGCCGTCGAGGACAACCTGGCCGACCTGCGGGCGGCCCTGGCCGCCAACCTGGCCGGGGTCCGCGCCATCGAGGCGGTCCTCGCCCAGCGGGGCCCCCGGGGCTTCGAAGACCTGTGCCGGGAACTCCGCGAGCGGGTCGAACGGCGGGTCCGACAGAAGCTGGCCCAGCGCGGCCCGTTCTCGGCCCGCACCGTGGAGATCCTCGACGACGGCTCACGGCTGCCGATCGCCATCGCGTGGGACGGCCACCGCCTGCGGGTGGACTTCCGCGGCGCCGGAGGCGTCGACCGGGGCAACCTCAATGCCACTCCAGCCATCGTCAACAGCGTGGTGCTCTACACGCTGCGCGTGCTGCTCGCCGAGGACCTGCCTCTCAACGAAGGTCTGCTCGGGGTGGCGGAGATCGTCCTCGAAACCGGCCGTCTCGACCCGCCCTTCCCCGACGACCCCCGATCCTGCCCCGCCGTGGTGGGAGGCAACGTGGAAATCAGCCAGCGCCTGGCCTGCGGCCTGCTGCGGGCCCTGGGCCTGGCCGCCTCCAGCCAGGGCACGATGAACAACCTGCTGTTCGGCGACGACCGGCGCAGCTACTACGAGACTCTCGGCGGCGGCGCGGGCGCCGGCCCCGGCTTCGACGGCGCCCACGCGGTACACACCCACATGACCAACACCCGGCTGACCGACCTGGAAATCCTCGAGCAGCGTTTTCCGGTGCGCGTCGAGCGGATGGCCCTGCGTCGCGGATCGGGAGGCGGCGGCCGGTGGCGGGGAGGGGACGGCATGGTGCGGGAACTGCGCTTCCTGGCCCGCCAGGAGCTCTCGGTCCTCGGCGAACACCGCCTCGGCGCCCCCCCTGGCCTGGACGGCGGCGGCGACGGCCAGCCGGGCCGCCTGCGCCTGCTGCGGGCGGACGGCCGCTTGGAAACCTTGCCCCCGGCTGCGGCCCGCACGGTCGAGCCCGGCGACCTGTTGATCCTCGAAACCCCCGGCGGGGGCGGCTGCGGAAAACGACCGGCGTGA
- a CDS encoding trypsin-like peptidase domain-containing protein encodes MPWFRSIGLALLVTAATTGAVALAAQPVLPPSRVFDMAPLERVELHLMPPVDVAALLAEDALRGKDEPLRVGYPMKADLAPDRAGTWETLPDGSRVWRLRVRSAGAKWIVLGLGTYRLQQGGELWVYDAAGRQTLGPFTAADVRSHGQLWFPPLEGDTAVMELRWPKALADTSPNLHLGTVSHGYKPWGDFGRPEEPGPDAGSCNIDVNCPLGDAWQDEKRGVVNLLDGGSGYCSGSLIANADNECTPYVLTAAHCLSSNGAAASTTFQFNFERPGCNSGTAPTDQTVTGSTLKATYSASDFTLLLMDVEPPAGYQAYYNGWSRSTTAATQSWCIHHPNNDEKSISRNLDPLIDGSNWGPDHWRVTEWEDGTTEPGSSGSPLFDQNHRIVGQLHGGTASCTSLTYDEFGKFDVSWTGGGTAASRLRDWLDPSGTGVVTQDGYDATVCGTPRPKLLYAGHVANDGPGGNGDGVVDPGETIELQVDESNTGTLDATGVSGTLTTTTTGVSITDDSATWPDIPQGQTRRSDPPHFTLVVPGDHPCGQPIALTVHMSAVEDPGSWSSDFEVPTGTAQTNGIFQDDMESGVGSWTQQTLSGNNPWGQSTADAASPTTSWFVSDIASVSDSVLLMTPLTALPEKAKMIFQHRINSESGYDGGVLEYSTDGTTWVDAGPLIVRGGYDNTISSGSSSPLGGREAWSGDSGGWKEVEVDLASFAGGDVRFRWRFATDSSVSDEGWYIDDVVVDATSYTCNPVGPALPGEVSDPSGGGALFTVAKHPGGFELKWSAPPDGGPVDVYKLYRSALGGALAAVCEADLGTGLSIVLPSLSDQSEFVAVARNASGEGSYGADSGGNPRPKASAADACP; translated from the coding sequence ATGCCCTGGTTCCGGTCCATAGGTCTCGCTCTGCTCGTCACCGCCGCGACGACGGGGGCCGTCGCCCTGGCGGCTCAGCCCGTTCTTCCGCCTTCCCGCGTTTTCGATATGGCGCCCCTCGAGCGGGTCGAGTTGCACCTGATGCCGCCGGTGGACGTGGCGGCGCTGTTGGCCGAGGACGCCCTGCGGGGCAAGGACGAGCCCTTGCGGGTGGGCTACCCGATGAAAGCCGACCTGGCCCCCGACCGGGCGGGTACGTGGGAGACCCTTCCCGATGGTTCCCGGGTCTGGCGCCTGCGGGTGCGGAGCGCCGGCGCGAAGTGGATCGTTCTCGGGTTGGGCACCTACCGCCTGCAGCAGGGAGGCGAACTGTGGGTCTACGACGCGGCGGGTCGCCAGACGCTCGGCCCGTTCACGGCGGCCGACGTGCGCTCCCATGGCCAGCTCTGGTTTCCGCCCCTCGAGGGGGATACGGCGGTGATGGAGTTGCGCTGGCCCAAGGCTCTGGCCGACACCTCCCCGAACCTGCATCTGGGCACCGTTTCCCACGGATACAAGCCCTGGGGAGATTTCGGGCGTCCTGAAGAGCCGGGTCCGGATGCGGGCTCGTGCAACATCGACGTCAACTGTCCCCTGGGAGATGCCTGGCAGGACGAGAAACGCGGCGTCGTCAATCTGCTCGACGGCGGCAGCGGTTACTGCTCGGGCTCGCTGATTGCCAACGCCGACAACGAATGCACGCCCTACGTGCTGACCGCGGCGCACTGCCTTTCGTCCAACGGGGCGGCGGCGAGTACGACCTTTCAGTTCAACTTCGAACGCCCCGGCTGCAACTCCGGCACGGCTCCGACGGACCAGACCGTGACCGGTTCGACCCTCAAGGCCACCTACTCGGCCAGCGACTTCACCCTGCTGCTGATGGACGTCGAACCGCCGGCGGGGTACCAGGCCTACTACAACGGGTGGTCCCGCTCCACCACGGCGGCGACCCAGAGCTGGTGCATCCACCATCCGAACAACGACGAGAAGTCCATCTCCCGCAACCTGGATCCGCTGATCGACGGTTCGAACTGGGGGCCGGATCACTGGCGTGTCACGGAATGGGAAGACGGCACCACCGAGCCGGGTTCGTCGGGCTCGCCCCTCTTCGACCAGAATCACCGCATCGTCGGCCAGCTTCACGGCGGGACGGCTTCCTGCACCAGCCTGACCTACGACGAATTCGGCAAGTTCGATGTGTCCTGGACCGGGGGCGGCACGGCGGCCAGCCGTCTGCGGGACTGGCTCGACCCCTCGGGCACCGGGGTGGTGACCCAGGACGGCTACGACGCGACGGTCTGTGGTACGCCGCGGCCCAAGTTGCTCTACGCCGGTCACGTGGCCAACGACGGCCCCGGCGGCAATGGGGACGGCGTGGTGGATCCCGGGGAGACCATCGAGTTGCAGGTCGACGAGAGCAACACGGGCACCCTCGACGCGACGGGAGTCTCGGGGACGTTGACCACCACCACCACGGGAGTGAGCATCACCGATGACTCGGCCACCTGGCCCGACATTCCCCAGGGGCAGACCCGCCGCTCGGATCCGCCCCACTTCACCCTGGTGGTGCCCGGCGATCACCCCTGCGGTCAGCCCATCGCCCTGACGGTACACATGAGCGCGGTGGAAGACCCGGGGAGCTGGAGTTCCGACTTCGAGGTGCCCACCGGCACGGCCCAGACGAACGGTATCTTCCAGGACGACATGGAATCGGGGGTGGGGAGTTGGACCCAGCAGACCCTTTCGGGCAACAACCCCTGGGGCCAGAGCACCGCCGATGCCGCCAGCCCCACCACCAGCTGGTTCGTCTCCGACATCGCCTCGGTCAGCGATTCGGTGCTGCTGATGACCCCGCTCACCGCCCTGCCGGAGAAAGCGAAGATGATCTTCCAGCACCGCATCAACTCCGAGTCGGGCTACGACGGCGGTGTGCTGGAGTACAGCACCGACGGCACCACCTGGGTCGATGCGGGTCCGCTGATCGTTCGTGGCGGCTATGACAACACGATTTCCAGCGGCTCCAGCTCGCCCCTGGGCGGGCGCGAGGCCTGGTCCGGGGATTCCGGGGGCTGGAAGGAGGTCGAGGTGGACCTGGCGTCTTTCGCCGGGGGCGACGTGCGCTTCCGCTGGCGTTTTGCCACCGACTCCTCGGTCAGCGACGAGGGCTGGTACATCGATGACGTGGTGGTCGACGCCACCTCCTACACCTGCAACCCGGTGGGACCGGCCCTCCCCGGCGAGGTCTCCGACCCCTCGGGGGGCGGCGCCCTGTTCACCGTGGCCAAACATCCCGGCGGATTCGAGCTGAAATGGTCGGCGCCCCCGGACGGAGGGCCCGTGGATGTCTACAAGCTCTATCGCTCGGCCCTCGGTGGCGCCCTGGCGGCGGTCTGCGAGGCGGACCTGGGTACGGGACTGTCCATCGTGCTGCCCAGCCTGAGCGACCAGAGCGAATTCGTGGCCGTGGCCCGCAACGCCTCCGGGGAAGGTTCCTACGGCGCCGACAGCGGCGGCAATCCCCGCCCGAAGGCCAGCGCCGCCGACGCCTGTCCCTGA
- a CDS encoding glycosyltransferase family 9 protein: protein MTSTPPATEMAFASGATLVVAQLAFIGDMVFTTPLLDALRRRWPGCRITVVGRPRALEVLEDHPAVDLRLPYDKDADQRGGAGLLTVGRRIAALEPDLFLGVTRSPRTALLAALSRARVRVGFAGPGRWLAYNRLVPRPGPARPLPGRPLALLEALGAVGDDLPLHLEVGPVRLQRAVEDLRRAGWHGGGLVAVAPGANYATKRWPEEHVARLLDLLAGEDGVQVALYGGPAERGLITRLVQGRGRQVLDRCGIGLARLAAEFTQARVVLCGDSGPLHIARGLGRPVVALFGPTDPALVADGRPFPVLHRGLECQPCSPHGDARCPLEHHRCMREIRAEQVLAALGAAAGGGDE, encoded by the coding sequence TTGACCTCAACGCCCCCGGCGACGGAGATGGCGTTCGCCTCCGGCGCCACCCTCGTCGTCGCCCAACTCGCGTTCATCGGAGACATGGTCTTCACCACGCCGTTGCTCGACGCCTTGCGTCGGCGCTGGCCGGGGTGCCGGATCACGGTGGTGGGGCGCCCGCGGGCGCTGGAAGTGCTCGAAGATCACCCGGCGGTGGATCTCCGTCTCCCCTACGACAAGGATGCCGATCAGCGGGGCGGGGCCGGTTTGCTCACCGTCGGCCGCCGGATCGCCGCCCTCGAGCCCGACCTCTTCCTGGGGGTCACCCGCTCGCCGCGCACGGCCCTTCTCGCCGCGCTGTCGCGGGCGCGGGTGCGTGTGGGTTTCGCCGGTCCCGGGCGGTGGCTGGCCTACAACCGCCTGGTTCCCCGTCCGGGTCCCGCGCGTCCCCTGCCCGGGCGGCCCCTGGCCCTGCTCGAGGCCCTGGGTGCCGTCGGCGACGACCTCCCGCTGCACCTCGAGGTGGGGCCGGTCCGGCTCCAGCGCGCGGTGGAGGATCTGCGGCGGGCGGGGTGGCACGGCGGGGGGCTGGTGGCGGTGGCGCCCGGGGCCAACTACGCGACCAAACGCTGGCCCGAGGAGCACGTGGCCCGGCTGCTGGACCTGCTGGCCGGTGAGGACGGGGTGCAGGTGGCACTCTACGGCGGTCCCGCCGAGCGGGGGCTGATCACCCGCCTGGTGCAAGGGCGCGGCCGGCAAGTGCTCGATCGCTGTGGCATCGGCCTGGCCCGGCTGGCGGCGGAGTTCACCCAGGCTCGGGTGGTGCTCTGCGGCGACTCCGGCCCCCTGCACATCGCCCGGGGCCTCGGCCGTCCGGTGGTGGCCCTGTTCGGACCGACCGATCCGGCCCTGGTGGCCGACGGGCGCCCTTTTCCGGTGTTGCACCGGGGCCTGGAGTGCCAGCCCTGCTCGCCCCACGGCGACGCCCGCTGCCCCCTCGAACACCACCGCTGCATGCGGGAGATCCGCGCCGAGCAGGTGCTCGCGGCACTGGGCGCGGCGGCTGGCGGTGGCGATGAGTGA
- a CDS encoding glycosyltransferase, producing the protein MSDAPATLHLDTGRELRGGQRQVAFVVEGSMRRGIRTGLVTPPDAPLARRLGSLEGLARSELPFRGEWSLAALLGLRRLLREGGWQVVACHTPHAISYAAFACGRRAALVAHRRVDFPLGRNPLARRKRGWPHLWVAVAGSVARQLERDGVPPEKIQVVPSAIDPARLEPRRSRQAVRRELGVADGVTLIVSVGALAAHKGHASLIEAAARLQGPFCLVIAGEGELRRELEDRVRGKGLSGQVRFVGQRSDVADLLAACDLYVFPSLSGEGSPAGLKEPLAMGVPTLASDLPAHREVGIDADWTFPPGDVDALAGLLRRALEGRGPVVTAGLAAGVRERFSPERLVDDTLAAYRTALELRGAGRAGRKAGG; encoded by the coding sequence ATGAGTGACGCGCCCGCCACGTTGCACCTGGACACCGGGCGCGAACTGCGCGGCGGCCAGCGGCAGGTGGCGTTCGTCGTGGAAGGATCGATGCGTCGCGGGATCCGCACGGGACTGGTTACGCCCCCCGACGCTCCGCTGGCCCGCCGACTGGGCTCCCTCGAGGGGCTGGCACGGAGCGAGCTTCCCTTCCGGGGAGAATGGTCCCTGGCGGCCCTCCTCGGGCTGCGGCGACTGCTCCGGGAGGGCGGCTGGCAGGTGGTGGCCTGTCACACCCCCCACGCCATCTCCTACGCGGCCTTCGCCTGCGGTCGTCGCGCGGCGCTGGTGGCCCACCGCCGGGTGGACTTCCCCCTGGGCCGGAATCCGCTGGCGCGTCGCAAGCGGGGTTGGCCGCACCTGTGGGTCGCGGTGGCGGGGAGTGTGGCCCGGCAGCTCGAGCGGGACGGCGTGCCGCCGGAGAAGATCCAGGTCGTGCCCTCGGCCATCGACCCTGCGAGGCTCGAGCCCCGGCGCAGCCGCCAGGCCGTGCGGCGGGAACTGGGTGTGGCCGATGGTGTGACCTTGATCGTCAGCGTGGGAGCTCTCGCCGCGCACAAGGGGCATGCGAGCCTGATCGAGGCGGCCGCCCGTTTGCAGGGACCGTTCTGCCTGGTGATCGCCGGGGAAGGCGAACTCCGGCGAGAACTCGAGGACCGGGTCCGCGGGAAAGGACTGTCCGGGCAGGTGCGTTTCGTCGGCCAGCGCAGCGACGTGGCGGACCTGCTGGCGGCCTGCGATCTCTACGTCTTCCCTTCCCTCTCCGGCGAGGGGTCGCCCGCCGGTCTCAAGGAGCCCCTCGCCATGGGGGTGCCGACCCTCGCCAGCGACCTGCCGGCCCATCGGGAAGTGGGCATCGACGCCGACTGGACCTTCCCGCCGGGAGACGTCGATGCCCTGGCGGGCCTGCTGCGCAGGGCCCTCGAGGGACGGGGGCCTGTCGTCACGGCCGGCCTGGCGGCCGGCGTGCGGGAGCGCTTCTCGCCGGAGAGGCTGGTGGACGACACCCTCGCGGCCTACCGCACGGCCCTGGAGCTCAGGGGGGCGGGGCGCGCCGGCCGGAAGGCGGGCGGGTGA